One window of Salmo trutta unplaced genomic scaffold, fSalTru1.1, whole genome shotgun sequence genomic DNA carries:
- the LOC115189729 gene encoding disintegrin and metalloproteinase domain-containing protein 29 isoform X2 — protein MMKAWYEEYIPLHTNGRDLVPGLTISGYIILGVSIYLKVSRNGNVIMDEEVPFDLLIAAGVIIMVLGFLGCCGAIKENRCMLILAIEMLLALVMTCRIQKASSAEVTMALTYRNATNMEMATTPQAPPMLPATQAPPMLPATQAPPMLPATQAPPMLSSTQAPPMLPATQAPPMLPATQAHLHASAYYPPPPPYQYDGKN, from the exons ATGATGAAAGCCTGGTATGAAGAGTACATCCCATTGCACACAAATGGAAGAGATTTGGTACCAGGACTGACG ATCAGTGGCTACATCATTCTTGGTGTCTCCATCTACCTCAAAGTGAGCAGAAATGGAAACGTG ATAATGGATGAGGAAGTGCCGTTTGACCTGCTGATAGCTGCTGGTGTCATCATCATGGTACTGGGCTTCCTGGGCTGCTGTGGAGCCATTAAGGAAAACCGATGCATGCTCATTCTG GCCATTGAAATGCTTCTGGCGTTGGTAATGACCTGTAGAATCCAAAAGGCCTCCTCTGCTGAGGTGACCATGGCTCTTACTTATAGAAACGCAACCAACATGGAAATGGCAACTACTCCTCAAGCTCCTCCCATGCTGCCTGCCACACAAGCTCCTCCCATGCTGCCTGCCACACAAGCTCCTCCCATGCTGCCTGCCACACAAGCTCCTCCCATGCTGTCTTCAACACAAGCTCCTCCCATGCTGCCTGCCACACAAGCTCCTCCCATGCTGCCTGCCACACAAGCTCATCTTCACGCCAGCGCTTATTACCCGCCACCACCTCCGTACCAGTACGATGGGAAAAACTAG
- the LOC115189729 gene encoding disintegrin and metalloproteinase domain-containing protein 29 isoform X1: MLPNMMKAWYEEYIPLHTNGRDLVPGLTISGYIILGVSIYLKVSRNGNVIMDEEVPFDLLIAAGVIIMVLGFLGCCGAIKENRCMLILAIEMLLALVMTCRIQKASSAEVTMALTYRNATNMEMATTPQAPPMLPATQAPPMLPATQAPPMLPATQAPPMLSSTQAPPMLPATQAPPMLPATQAHLHASAYYPPPPPYQYDGKN; encoded by the exons CTTCCAAATATGATGAAAGCCTGGTATGAAGAGTACATCCCATTGCACACAAATGGAAGAGATTTGGTACCAGGACTGACG ATCAGTGGCTACATCATTCTTGGTGTCTCCATCTACCTCAAAGTGAGCAGAAATGGAAACGTG ATAATGGATGAGGAAGTGCCGTTTGACCTGCTGATAGCTGCTGGTGTCATCATCATGGTACTGGGCTTCCTGGGCTGCTGTGGAGCCATTAAGGAAAACCGATGCATGCTCATTCTG GCCATTGAAATGCTTCTGGCGTTGGTAATGACCTGTAGAATCCAAAAGGCCTCCTCTGCTGAGGTGACCATGGCTCTTACTTATAGAAACGCAACCAACATGGAAATGGCAACTACTCCTCAAGCTCCTCCCATGCTGCCTGCCACACAAGCTCCTCCCATGCTGCCTGCCACACAAGCTCCTCCCATGCTGCCTGCCACACAAGCTCCTCCCATGCTGTCTTCAACACAAGCTCCTCCCATGCTGCCTGCCACACAAGCTCCTCCCATGCTGCCTGCCACACAAGCTCATCTTCACGCCAGCGCTTATTACCCGCCACCACCTCCGTACCAGTACGATGGGAAAAACTAG
- the LOC115189729 gene encoding disintegrin and metalloproteinase domain-containing protein 29 isoform X3: MHNFLKMILDKALISSHFVFQISGYIILGVSIYLKVSRNGNIMDEEVPFDLLIAAGVIIMVLGFLGCCGAIKENRCMLILAIEMLLALVMTCRIQKASSAEVTMALTYRNATNMEMATTPQAPPMLPATQAPPMLPATQAPPMLPATQAPPMLSSTQAPPMLPATQAPPMLPATQAHLHASAYYPPPPPYQYDGKN; encoded by the exons ATGCACAACTTTCTAAAGATGATTCTAGATAAAGCACTCATTTCATCTCATTTTGTTTTCCAGATCAGTGGCTACATCATTCTTGGTGTCTCCATCTACCTCAAAGTGAGCAGAAATGGAAAC ATAATGGATGAGGAAGTGCCGTTTGACCTGCTGATAGCTGCTGGTGTCATCATCATGGTACTGGGCTTCCTGGGCTGCTGTGGAGCCATTAAGGAAAACCGATGCATGCTCATTCTG GCCATTGAAATGCTTCTGGCGTTGGTAATGACCTGTAGAATCCAAAAGGCCTCCTCTGCTGAGGTGACCATGGCTCTTACTTATAGAAACGCAACCAACATGGAAATGGCAACTACTCCTCAAGCTCCTCCCATGCTGCCTGCCACACAAGCTCCTCCCATGCTGCCTGCCACACAAGCTCCTCCCATGCTGCCTGCCACACAAGCTCCTCCCATGCTGTCTTCAACACAAGCTCCTCCCATGCTGCCTGCCACACAAGCTCCTCCCATGCTGCCTGCCACACAAGCTCATCTTCACGCCAGCGCTTATTACCCGCCACCACCTCCGTACCAGTACGATGGGAAAAACTAG
- the LOC115189729 gene encoding 23 kDa integral membrane protein isoform X4 — MISGYIILGVSIYLKVSRNGNVIMDEEVPFDLLIAAGVIIMVLGFLGCCGAIKENRCMLILAIEMLLALVMTCRIQKASSAEVTMALTYRNATNMEMATTPQAPPMLPATQAPPMLPATQAPPMLPATQAPPMLSSTQAPPMLPATQAPPMLPATQAHLHASAYYPPPPPYQYDGKN, encoded by the exons ATCAGTGGCTACATCATTCTTGGTGTCTCCATCTACCTCAAAGTGAGCAGAAATGGAAACGTG ATAATGGATGAGGAAGTGCCGTTTGACCTGCTGATAGCTGCTGGTGTCATCATCATGGTACTGGGCTTCCTGGGCTGCTGTGGAGCCATTAAGGAAAACCGATGCATGCTCATTCTG GCCATTGAAATGCTTCTGGCGTTGGTAATGACCTGTAGAATCCAAAAGGCCTCCTCTGCTGAGGTGACCATGGCTCTTACTTATAGAAACGCAACCAACATGGAAATGGCAACTACTCCTCAAGCTCCTCCCATGCTGCCTGCCACACAAGCTCCTCCCATGCTGCCTGCCACACAAGCTCCTCCCATGCTGCCTGCCACACAAGCTCCTCCCATGCTGTCTTCAACACAAGCTCCTCCCATGCTGCCTGCCACACAAGCTCCTCCCATGCTGCCTGCCACACAAGCTCATCTTCACGCCAGCGCTTATTACCCGCCACCACCTCCGTACCAGTACGATGGGAAAAACTAG